A window of the Streptococcus sp. 116-D4 genome harbors these coding sequences:
- the purD gene encoding phosphoribosylamine--glycine ligase has translation MKLLVVGSGGREHAIAKKLLESKEVEKVFVSPGNDGMTLDGLELVNISISEHSELIEFAKTNDIAWTFIGPDDALAAGIVDDFNQAGLKAFGPTRLAAELEWSKDFAKEIMVKYGVPTAAYCTFSDFEEAKAYIEKQGAPIVVKADGLALGKGVVVAETVEQAVEAAHEMLLDNKFGDSGARVVIEEFLEGEEFSLFAFVNGDKFYIMPTAQDHKRAYDGDKGPNTGGMGAYAPVPHLPQSVVDTAVETIVKPVLEGMIKEGRPYLGVLYAGLILTADGPKVIEFNARFGDPETQIILPRLTSDFAQNITDILEGKEPAITWTDKGVTLGVVVASKGYPLDYEKGVELPTKTEGDIITYYAGAKFAENSRALLSNGGRVYMLVTTSDTVKESQETIYQELSQQKTEGLFYRTDIGSKAIR, from the coding sequence ATGAAGCTGTTAGTTGTCGGTTCGGGTGGTCGTGAACATGCGATTGCTAAGAAGTTGCTTGAGTCAAAAGAGGTAGAAAAGGTTTTTGTTTCCCCTGGGAATGATGGGATGACTCTGGATGGTTTGGAATTGGTAAACATCTCTATTTCCGAACATTCTGAATTGATTGAGTTTGCAAAAACCAACGATATTGCTTGGACCTTTATCGGTCCAGATGATGCCCTTGCTGCTGGTATCGTGGATGATTTTAACCAAGCTGGTCTCAAAGCCTTTGGTCCGACAAGATTGGCGGCAGAGCTAGAGTGGTCCAAGGATTTTGCCAAGGAAATCATGGTCAAATACGGCGTTCCGACAGCAGCCTATTGCACATTCTCAGATTTCGAGGAAGCCAAGGCCTATATCGAAAAGCAGGGTGCGCCTATCGTAGTCAAGGCGGATGGCTTGGCGCTTGGGAAGGGTGTCGTCGTTGCTGAGACAGTTGAGCAAGCGGTCGAAGCAGCTCACGAGATGCTTTTGGACAATAAATTTGGTGACTCAGGTGCGCGTGTGGTTATCGAGGAATTCCTCGAAGGAGAGGAATTTTCACTCTTTGCCTTTGTCAATGGGGACAAGTTCTACATCATGCCAACGGCTCAGGACCACAAACGTGCCTATGATGGTGACAAGGGACCTAACACTGGTGGGATGGGCGCCTATGCGCCAGTTCCACACTTACCACAGAGTGTAGTTGATACAGCGGTTGAGACCATTGTCAAGCCAGTCCTTGAAGGGATGATTAAAGAAGGTCGCCCTTATCTGGGTGTTCTTTACGCAGGGCTTATCTTGACAGCTGATGGCCCCAAAGTCATCGAGTTCAACGCTCGCTTCGGAGATCCAGAAACTCAGATTATCTTGCCTCGTCTGACCTCTGATTTTGCACAAAATATTACTGATATTTTGGAAGGTAAAGAACCAGCCATCACTTGGACGGACAAGGGTGTGACTCTGGGTGTGGTTGTCGCATCCAAGGGTTATCCGCTAGACTATGAAAAAGGTGTTGAATTGCCAACCAAGACAGAAGGCGACATCATCACCTACTATGCAGGGGCTAAGTTTGCGGAAAATAGCAGAGCACTGCTATCAAACGGCGGACGTGTCTATATGCTCGTCACCACATCCGATACCGTTAAAGAATCCCAAGAAACCATCTACCAAGAACTCTCCCAACAAAAAACAGAAGGCCTCTTTTACCGAACAGATATCGGAAGCAAGGCAATTCGATAA
- a CDS encoding phosphoribosylaminoimidazole carboxylase, with protein sequence MKERLNDNPIVQGNWKTLGFQFRHETPLVAAAVPHNLR encoded by the coding sequence GTGAAAGAACGATTGAATGACAATCCAATCGTTCAGGGAAATTGGAAGACCTTGGGCTTCCAATTTAGGCATGAGACACCTTTGGTGGCTGCTGCCGTCCCTCACAACCTAAGGTGA
- the purN gene encoding phosphoribosylglycinamide formyltransferase, which produces MKKIAVFASGNGSNFQVIAEQFPVEFVFSDHRDAYVLERADKLGVLSYAFELKEFESKADYEAALVELLEEHQIDLVCLAGYMKIVGPTLLAAYEGRIVNIHPAYLPEFPGAHGIEDAWNAGVAESGVTIHWVDSGVDTGKIIKQVRVPRLADDTIENFEARIHEAEYKLYPEVLDSLGATRK; this is translated from the coding sequence ATGAAAAAAATAGCGGTTTTTGCCTCTGGTAATGGCTCAAATTTTCAGGTGATAGCGGAACAATTTCCAGTAGAGTTTGTCTTTTCAGACCATCGTGACGCCTATGTGCTCGAACGGGCAGACAAGCTCGGCGTTCTGTCCTATGCTTTTGAACTCAAGGAGTTTGAGAGCAAGGCAGACTACGAAGCGGCCCTTGTCGAACTCTTGGAAGAACACCAGATTGACTTGGTTTGTCTAGCAGGCTACATGAAAATCGTTGGGCCAACCTTATTGGCGGCTTATGAAGGTCGGATTGTCAACATTCATCCAGCCTACCTGCCAGAATTTCCAGGAGCTCATGGGATTGAGGATGCTTGGAATGCTGGAGTTGCTGAGAGTGGCGTGACCATTCACTGGGTGGATTCGGGTGTGGACACTGGTAAGATCATCAAACAAGTCCGTGTGCCACGTCTAGCTGACGATACCATCGAAAACTTTGAAGCTCGCATTCATGAAGCGGAGTACAAGCTGTATCCAGAAGTGTTGGATAGTTTGGGGGCTACACGAAAATAA
- a CDS encoding phosphoribosylaminoimidazole carboxylase yields MIQIIVNAFVEKDKTGAVVEVLYASADQDKVQAKYKELTAQYPENYLAIYDLPLDTDLNTLDHYPSVFIGKEEFE; encoded by the coding sequence ATGATACAAATTATCGTTAACGCTTTTGTTGAAAAGGATAAGACTGGAGCAGTCGTGGAAGTCTTGTATGCTAGTGCTGACCAAGATAAGGTACAAGCTAAATATAAAGAACTAACTGCACAATACCCTGAAAACTATTTAGCTATCTATGATTTACCGCTGGATACGGATTTGAATACACTAGATCATTATCCGTCTGTGTTTATTGGGAAAGAGGAGTTTGAGTAG
- the purK gene encoding 5-(carboxyamino)imidazole ribonucleotide synthase — MSSSKTIGIIGGGQLGQMMAISAIYMGHKVIALDPAADCPASRVAEIIVAPYNDVDALRQLAERCDVLTYEFENVDADGLDAVIKDGQLPQGTDLLRISQNRIFEKDFLSNKAQVTVAPYKVVTSSQDLSDIDMSKNYVLKTATGGYDGHGQKVIRSAEDLEEAYALADSADCVLEEFVNFDLEISVIVSGNGKDVTVFPVQENIHRNNILSKTIVPARISESLAGKAKAMAVRIAEQLNLSGTLCVEMFAKADDIIVNEIAPRPHNSGHYSIEACDFSQFDTHILGVLGAPLPAIKLHAPAVMLNVLGQHVEAAEKYVTENPSAHLHMYGKIEAKHNRKMGHVTLFSDALDSVIEFGKGIDF, encoded by the coding sequence ATGAGCTCATCTAAAACAATCGGAATTATCGGTGGCGGCCAGCTGGGTCAAATGATGGCCATTTCTGCTATCTACATGGGCCACAAGGTTATCGCGCTGGATCCTGCGGCTGATTGCCCAGCCTCTCGCGTGGCGGAGATCATCGTGGCTCCTTATAATGACGTGGATGCTCTGCGTCAGTTGGCTGAGCGTTGCGATGTCCTCACCTATGAGTTTGAAAATGTCGATGCCGACGGATTGGATGCTGTCATCAAGGATGGACAACTCCCTCAAGGGACAGACCTGCTCCGTATTTCTCAAAATCGCATTTTTGAAAAGGACTTTCTCTCAAACAAGGCTCAAGTTACTGTGGCACCCTACAAGGTTGTGACTTCAAGCCAGGATTTGTCAGATATCGACATGTCAAAAAATTATGTCCTCAAGACTGCGACCGGTGGCTACGATGGCCATGGTCAGAAGGTTATTCGTTCAGCGGAAGATTTAGAAGAAGCCTATGCACTAGCGGACTCAGCAGACTGTGTTTTGGAGGAATTTGTCAACTTTGACCTTGAAATTTCTGTTATTGTATCAGGAAATGGCAAGGATGTGACAGTTTTCCCAGTTCAGGAAAATATCCACCGCAACAACATCTTGTCTAAGACTATCGTGCCTGCTCGCATTTCAGAAAGTCTGGCTGGAAAAGCCAAAGCTATGGCAGTACGAATCGCAGAACAACTCAACTTGTCTGGAACCCTTTGTGTGGAAATGTTTGCGAAAGCTGATGACATTATCGTCAACGAAATTGCTCCACGGCCACATAACTCTGGGCACTACTCAATCGAAGCCTGTGATTTCTCTCAGTTTGATACCCATATCTTGGGTGTTCTGGGAGCACCATTGCCAGCCATCAAACTACATGCGCCTGCTGTTATGCTCAATGTCCTCGGCCAGCATGTCGAGGCTGCTGAAAAATATGTCACAGAAAATCCAAGCGCCCACCTCCACATGTATGGTAAAATAGAAGCGAAGCACAACCGCAAGATGGGACACGTGACTTTGTTTAGTGATGCGCTGGATAGTGTGATTGAGTTTGGGAAAGGGATAGATTTTTAG
- the purB gene encoding adenylosuccinate lyase, with protein MINRYSRPEMANIWSEENKYRAWLEVEILADEAWAELGEIPKEDVALIREKADFDIDRILEIEQETRHDVVAFTRAVSETLGEERKWVHYGLTSTDVVDTAYGYLYKQANDIIRRDLENFTNIIADKAKEHKFTIMMGRTHGVHAEPTTFGLKLATWYSEMKRNIERFEHAAAGVEAGKISGAVGNFANIPPFVEQYVCDKLGIRAQEISTQVLPRDLHAEYFAVLASIATSIERMATEIRGLQKSEQREVEEFFAKGQKGSSAMPHKRNPIGSENMTGLARVIRGHMITAYENVALWHERDISHSSAERIITPDTTILIDYMLNRFGNIVKNLTVFPENMIRNMNSTFGLIFSQRAMLTLIEKGMTREQAYDLVQPKTAYSWDNQVDFKPLLEADPEVTSRLTQEEIDEIFNPVYYTKRVDAIFERLGLGD; from the coding sequence ATGATCAACCGTTACTCTCGCCCTGAGATGGCGAATATTTGGAGTGAAGAAAATAAATACCGTGCTTGGCTTGAGGTGGAAATCTTGGCTGATGAGGCATGGGCTGAGTTGGGGGAAATCCCTAAGGAAGATGTAGCTTTGATTCGTGAAAAAGCGGACTTTGACATCGACCGTATTTTGGAGATTGAGCAGGAGACGCGTCACGATGTGGTGGCCTTCACGCGTGCGGTTTCTGAGACGCTTGGTGAAGAGCGTAAGTGGGTCCACTATGGTTTGACTTCTACCGACGTGGTGGATACGGCCTACGGCTACCTCTACAAACAGGCCAACGACATTATTCGTCGTGACCTTGAAAACTTCACCAACATCATCGCTGACAAGGCGAAAGAGCACAAGTTCACCATCATGATGGGTCGTACCCACGGTGTGCACGCTGAACCTACAACCTTTGGTCTGAAATTGGCGACTTGGTATAGCGAAATGAAGCGCAATATCGAGCGTTTCGAGCATGCGGCTGCTGGTGTTGAAGCTGGTAAGATTTCTGGTGCGGTTGGGAACTTTGCCAACATCCCACCATTCGTAGAGCAATACGTCTGCGACAAATTGGGTATCCGTGCCCAAGAAATCTCTACACAGGTGCTTCCTCGCGACCTTCACGCTGAGTACTTTGCGGTTCTTGCCAGCATCGCGACTTCTATCGAGCGTATGGCAACAGAAATCCGTGGTCTGCAAAAGTCTGAGCAACGTGAAGTGGAAGAGTTCTTTGCCAAAGGGCAAAAAGGGTCTTCTGCAATGCCTCACAAACGCAACCCTATCGGCTCTGAAAACATGACGGGTCTTGCGCGTGTCATCCGTGGTCACATGATTACGGCCTATGAGAATGTCGCTCTCTGGCACGAACGTGATATCTCCCACTCATCAGCTGAGCGCATCATCACACCAGATACGACTATCTTGATCGACTACATGCTTAACCGTTTCGGAAATATCGTCAAGAACTTGACCGTATTCCCAGAAAATATGATCCGCAACATGAACTCGACATTTGGTTTGATTTTCAGCCAACGAGCTATGTTGACCTTGATTGAAAAAGGCATGACCCGTGAGCAAGCCTATGATTTGGTACAACCAAAAACGGCCTACTCTTGGGACAATCAAGTGGACTTCAAACCACTTCTTGAAGCCGATCCAGAGGTGACATCACGCCTCACTCAAGAAGAAATCGACGAAATCTTCAACCCAGTTTATTACACTAAACGAGTGGATGCTATCTTTGAACGTCTTGGACTGGGTGATTAA
- the purE gene encoding 5-(carboxyamino)imidazole ribonucleotide mutase: MKPVISIIMGSKSDWATMQKTAEVLDRFGVAYEKKVVSAHRTPDLMFKHAEEARRRGIKVIIAGAGGAAHLPGMVAAKTTLPVIGVPVKSRALSGVDSLYSIVQMPGGVPVATMAIGEAGATNAALFALRLLSVEDQAIATALADFAEEQGKIAEESTNELI, translated from the coding sequence ATGAAACCCGTAATTTCCATCATCATGGGCTCAAAATCCGACTGGGCAACCATGCAAAAAACCGCCGAAGTCCTAGACCGTTTCGGTGTAGCCTACGAAAAGAAGGTTGTCTCTGCCCACCGTACACCGGACCTTATGTTCAAGCATGCAGAAGAAGCCCGTCGCCGCGGTATCAAGGTTATCATCGCAGGTGCTGGAGGCGCAGCCCATTTGCCAGGAATGGTCGCTGCTAAAACAACTCTTCCAGTCATCGGTGTACCTGTCAAGTCTCGTGCCCTTAGTGGCGTGGATTCACTCTATTCCATCGTTCAGATGCCAGGTGGAGTACCAGTCGCAACTATGGCTATCGGTGAAGCAGGTGCGACCAACGCTGCTCTCTTTGCCCTCCGTCTCTTGTCAGTAGAGGATCAGGCTATCGCGACAGCTTTGGCAGATTTCGCGGAAGAACAAGGAAAAATCGCAGAGGAGTCGACGAATGAGCTCATCTAA
- the strH gene encoding LPXTG-anchored beta-N-acetylhexosaminidase StrH has product MKREKQQRFSIRKYAVGAASVLIGFAFQAQTVAADGVTLTTTENQPTIHTVSDSPQPSENRTEETPKAELQPEAPKTVETVTPATDEVASLPKIEEKPQEEVSSTPSEKEEVVTPTSVEKEAADKKAEEASPKKEEAKEADSKESDTEKTDKLEADKDKPAKKDETKAEADKPATEAGKERAATENEKLAKRKIVSIDAGRKYFSPEQLKEIIDKAKEYGYTDLHLLVGNDGLRFMLDDMSMKVGDKTYSSDDVKRAIENGTNAYYDDPNGNHLTENQMTDLINYAKDKGIGVIPTVNSPGHMDAILHAMKELGIENPNFDYFGKKSERTVDLNNKQAVDFTKTLIDKYANYFSNKSEIFNIGLDEYANDATDAKGWSVLQADKYYPNEGYPEKGYEKFISYANDLARIVKSHGLKPMAFNDGIYYNSDTSFGSFDKDIIVSMWTGGWGGYDVASSKLLAEKGHQILNTNDAWYYVLGRNADGQGWYNLDQGLNGIKNTPITSVPKTEGADVPIIGGMVAAWADTPSARYSPSRLFKLMRHFANANAEYFAANYEPAEKALETIPKDSNRYTAESFAAVKEAEKAIRSLDSNLSRAQQDTIEQAIANLQEAIKNLALTPEAQKEEDAKRELEKLNKNKVISIDAGRKYFSLDQLKRIVDKASELGYSDAHLLLGNDALRFLLDDMTITANGKTYASDDVKKAIIEGTKAYYDDPNGTALTQTEVTELVQYAKEKGIGLIPAINSPGHMDAMLVAMEKLGIANPQANFDKVSKTTMDLENQEAVGFTKALIGKYMDYFADKSKIFNYGTDEYANDATNAQGWYYLKWYGLYNKFADYSNSLAAMAKERGLQPMAFNDGFYYEDKDDAEFDKDVLISYWSKGWWGYNLASPQYLASKGYKFLNTNGDWYYILGQKPEDGGGFLKKAIENTGKTPFNQLASTKYPEVDLPTVGSMLAIWADRPSAEYKEEEIFELMTAFADHNKDYFRANYNALREELAKIPTNLEGYSKESLEALDAAKTALNYNLNRNKQAELDALVGKLKAALQGLKPAATHSGSLDESETAATVENRPELITRTEEIPFENVKKENPNLPAGQEKVVKAGVLGERTSYLSVLTENGKASETVLDSQVTKEPVNQVVEVGALVTHKGDESGLAPTSDPKPRLDVQEEVIPFTTITRESDQLPKGQSRIVTEGVNGRRTNFYSVSISADGKEVKTLVNSVVAQEAVTQVVEVGTLVTHVGDKNGQAAVKEEKPAQEIPSVPTPATEEKPKLEIPSQPAPTTVPAEENKALPQGPAPVATEKKLPETGSHDSAGLVVAGLMATLATYGLTKRKED; this is encoded by the coding sequence ATGAAACGTGAAAAACAACAGCGTTTTTCCATTCGTAAATACGCTGTAGGAGCAGCTTCTGTCCTAATTGGATTTGCCTTCCAAGCACAGACAGTTGCAGCTGATGGAGTTACTCTTACTACTACGGAAAACCAACCGACCATCCATACGGTTTCCGATTCCCCTCAACCATCCGAAAATCGAACTGAGGAAACACCTAAAGCAGAGCTTCAACCAGAAGCTCCAAAAACTGTAGAAACAGTAACTCCAGCTACTGATGAGGTAGCTAGTCTTCCAAAAATAGAGGAAAAACCACAAGAGGAAGTTAGTTCAACTCCTAGTGAGAAAGAAGAAGTGGTAACTCCAACTTCTGTTGAAAAAGAAGCTGCCGATAAAAAGGCAGAAGAAGCTAGCCCTAAAAAAGAAGAAGCAAAAGAGGCTGATTCTAAAGAGTCGGATACAGAAAAAACTGACAAACTAGAAGCTGACAAGGATAAACCAGCTAAAAAAGATGAAACGAAAGCAGAAGCTGATAAACCAGCAACAGAGGCAGGAAAGGAACGTGCTGCAACTGAAAATGAAAAATTAGCTAAACGAAAAATCGTTTCAATTGATGCCGGACGTAAATATTTCTCACCTGAGCAGCTCAAAGAAATTATCGATAAAGCGAAAGAATATGGTTACACAGATCTTCATCTCTTGGTAGGTAACGATGGCCTCCGTTTCATGTTGGATGATATGTCTATGAAAGTGGGCGATAAAACCTACTCTAGTGATGATGTCAAACGGGCCATTGAAAATGGAACAAATGCTTATTACGATGATCCAAATGGTAACCATCTCACTGAAAATCAGATGACAGATTTGATTAATTATGCTAAAGATAAAGGAATTGGAGTAATTCCAACTGTCAATAGTCCTGGACATATGGATGCTATTCTCCATGCTATGAAAGAACTTGGTATTGAAAATCCTAACTTTGATTATTTTGGTAAAAAGTCGGAACGAACTGTTGACTTAAATAATAAACAAGCAGTCGATTTCACAAAAACTCTGATTGACAAATACGCTAACTACTTCTCTAACAAATCTGAAATTTTCAATATTGGACTAGATGAATATGCCAATGACGCGACAGATGCTAAAGGTTGGAGTGTGCTTCAAGCTGATAAATATTATCCAAATGAAGGTTACCCTGAAAAAGGATATGAAAAATTCATCTCTTACGCTAATGACCTCGCTCGTATTGTAAAATCTCACGGTCTCAAACCAATGGCCTTTAACGACGGTATCTACTACAATAGCGACACAAGCTTTGGTAGTTTTGACAAAGACATCATCGTTTCTATGTGGACTGGGGGTTGGGGGGGCTACGACGTTGCTTCTTCTAAACTACTAGCCGAAAAAGGTCACCAAATCCTTAATACCAATGATGCTTGGTACTACGTTCTTGGACGAAACGCTGATGGCCAAGGTTGGTACAATCTCGATCAAGGGCTCAATGGTATTAAAAACACACCAATCACTTCTGTACCCAAAACAGAAGGAGCTGATGTCCCAATCATCGGTGGTATGGTAGCTGCTTGGGCCGATACCCCATCTGCACGTTATTCTCCATCTCGTCTTTTCAAACTCATGCGTCATTTTGCAAATGCCAACGCTGAATACTTCGCAGCCAACTATGAACCTGCAGAAAAAGCACTAGAAACTATTCCAAAAGACTCTAACCGTTATACTGCTGAAAGTTTTGCTGCTGTCAAAGAAGCTGAAAAAGCCATCCGTTCGCTCGATAGCAATCTCAGCCGTGCTCAACAAGACACGATTGAACAAGCAATCGCAAACCTTCAAGAAGCTATTAAAAATTTGGCCTTAACCCCTGAAGCACAAAAAGAAGAGGATGCTAAACGCGAACTTGAAAAACTGAATAAGAATAAAGTCATTTCCATCGATGCAGGTCGCAAATATTTCTCTCTAGATCAACTCAAACGTATCGTAGACAAGGCGAGCGAGCTCGGCTACTCTGATGCCCACCTCCTTCTAGGAAATGATGCCCTTCGCTTCCTACTCGATGATATGACTATTACTGCCAACGGAAAAACCTATGCTAGTGATGATGTTAAAAAAGCTATTATCGAAGGAACTAAAGCTTACTACGACGATCCAAACGGTACTGCACTAACACAGACAGAAGTGACAGAGCTTGTTCAATATGCTAAGGAAAAAGGTATTGGTCTGATTCCAGCTATCAATAGTCCAGGACATATGGATGCTATGCTCGTTGCCATGGAAAAATTGGGCATCGCGAATCCTCAAGCCAACTTTGATAAGGTCTCAAAAACAACCATGGACCTTGAAAATCAAGAAGCAGTTGGATTTACCAAAGCCCTTATCGGTAAGTATATGGATTACTTTGCTGATAAATCAAAGATATTCAACTATGGTACAGATGAATACGCCAATGATGCGACCAACGCCCAAGGTTGGTACTACCTCAAATGGTATGGACTCTATAACAAGTTCGCAGACTATTCTAACAGTCTAGCTGCTATGGCTAAGGAAAGAGGGCTACAACCAATGGCCTTCAACGATGGCTTCTACTATGAAGACAAGGATGATGCTGAATTCGATAAGGATGTCTTGATTTCTTACTGGTCTAAAGGCTGGTGGGGCTACAACCTTGCTTCACCTCAATATCTAGCAAGCAAAGGTTATAAGTTCTTGAATACCAACGGTGACTGGTACTACATTCTCGGTCAAAAACCAGAAGATGGTGGTGGTTTCCTCAAAAAAGCTATTGAGAATACTGGAAAAACACCATTCAATCAACTAGCTTCTACCAAATATCCTGAAGTAGACCTTCCAACAGTTGGTAGTATGTTAGCTATATGGGCAGATAGACCAAGCGCTGAATACAAGGAAGAGGAAATCTTTGAACTCATGACTGCCTTTGCAGACCACAACAAAGACTACTTCCGTGCTAATTATAATGCTCTACGCGAGGAATTAGCTAAAATTCCTACAAACTTAGAAGGATATAGTAAAGAAAGTCTTGAGGCCCTTGACGCAGCTAAAACAGCTCTAAATTACAACCTCAACCGTAATAAACAAGCTGAATTAGACGCACTAGTAGGTAAGCTCAAAGCCGCTCTTCAAGGTCTCAAACCAGCTGCAACTCATTCAGGAAGCCTAGATGAGAGTGAAACTGCTGCTACAGTTGAAAATCGACCAGAACTTATCACAAGAACAGAAGAAATTCCATTTGAGAACGTTAAGAAAGAAAATCCTAACCTCCCAGCAGGTCAAGAAAAAGTTGTCAAAGCTGGAGTTCTAGGTGAACGCACTTCTTACCTATCTGTTCTTACTGAAAATGGAAAGGCTAGTGAAACCGTTCTAGATAGTCAAGTAACCAAAGAACCTGTGAACCAAGTGGTTGAAGTCGGTGCTCTTGTAACTCACAAGGGTGATGAAAGTGGTCTTGCACCAACTAGTGATCCAAAACCTAGACTAGATGTCCAAGAGGAAGTAATTCCATTTACAACCATCACCCGTGAAAGCGATCAATTGCCTAAAGGACAATCTCGTATCGTGACGGAAGGTGTCAACGGTCGCCGTACTAACTTCTACTCTGTGAGCATTTCTGCCGATGGCAAGGAAGTGAAAACACTTGTAAATAGTGTCGTAGCACAGGAAGCTGTTACACAAGTAGTCGAAGTCGGAACTCTGGTAACACATGTAGGTGATAAAAACGGACAAGCCGCTGTCAAAGAAGAAAAACCAGCACAAGAAATCCCAAGTGTGCCAACTCCTGCGACAGAAGAAAAACCAAAACTAGAAATCCCAAGCCAACCAGCTCCAACAACTGTTCCTGCTGAGGAAAACAAAGCTCTTCCTCAAGGTCCAGCTCCTGTGGCAACAGAGAAAAAACTTCCTGAAACAGGAAGTCACGATTCTGCTGGACTAGTAGTCGCAGGACTCATGGCTACACTAGCAACCTACGGACTCACTAAAAGAAAAGAAGACTAA
- the purH gene encoding bifunctional phosphoribosylaminoimidazolecarboxamide formyltransferase/IMP cyclohydrolase, with protein MTKRALISVSDKAGIVEFAQELKKLGWDIISTGGTKVALDNAGVDTIAIDDVTGFPEMMDGRVKTLHPNIHGGLLARRDLDSHLEAAKDNKIELIDLVVVNLYPFKETILKPDVTYADAVENIDIGGPSMLRSAAKNHASVTVVVDPADYTVVLDELSANGETTYETRQRLAAKVFRHTAAYDALIAEYFTAQVGESKPEKLTLTYDLKQAMRYGENPQQDADFYQKALPTDYSIASAKQLNGKELSFNNIRDADAAIRIIRDFKDRPTVVALKHMNPCGIGQADDIETAWDYAYESDPVSIFGGIVVLNREVDAATAEKMHGVFLEIIIAPSYTDEALAILTNKKKNLRILALPFDAQDASEVEAEYTGVVGGLLVQNQDVVKESPADWQVVTKRQPTETEATALEFAWKAIKYVKSNGIIVTNDHMTLGVGPGQTNRVASVRIAIDQAKDRLDGSVLASDAFFPFADNVEEIAKAGIKAIIQPGGSVRDQESIEAADKYGLTMVFTGVRHFRH; from the coding sequence ATGACAAAAAGAGCACTTATTTCAGTCTCAGACAAAGCGGGCATTGTTGAATTTGCCCAAGAGCTTAAAAAATTAGGTTGGGATATCATCTCGACGGGTGGAACCAAGGTTGCCCTTGACAATGCTGGGGTGGACACCATTGCGATTGATGATGTGACGGGCTTCCCAGAGATGATGGACGGTCGTGTCAAGACCCTTCACCCAAATATCCACGGGGGGCTCCTCGCTCGTCGTGACTTGGATAGCCACTTGGAAGCGGCTAAAGACAACAAGATTGAGCTCATTGACCTTGTTGTGGTCAATCTCTATCCCTTTAAAGAAACGATTCTCAAACCAGACGTAACTTACGCTGATGCAGTTGAAAACATCGATATCGGCGGGCCATCTATGCTTCGTTCAGCAGCTAAAAACCATGCCAGCGTGACGGTTGTGGTAGACCCTGCTGACTATACAGTGGTTTTGGACGAGTTGTCAGCCAATGGTGAAACGACTTACGAAACGCGTCAACGTTTGGCAGCCAAGGTTTTCCGTCACACAGCGGCTTATGACGCCTTGATTGCAGAGTATTTCACAGCTCAAGTGGGTGAAAGCAAGCCTGAAAAGTTGACCTTGACTTATGACCTCAAGCAAGCCATGCGTTACGGTGAGAACCCTCAACAAGACGCGGATTTCTACCAAAAAGCTTTGCCGACTGACTACTCGATTGCATCCGCTAAACAGCTTAACGGGAAAGAATTGTCATTCAATAATATCCGTGACGCTGATGCGGCCATTCGTATCATCCGTGATTTTAAAGACCGTCCAACCGTTGTGGCTCTCAAACACATGAACCCATGTGGAATCGGTCAGGCTGATGACATCGAGACTGCTTGGGACTACGCTTATGAGTCTGACCCAGTGTCTATCTTTGGTGGTATCGTTGTTCTTAACCGTGAGGTGGATGCTGCGACAGCTGAGAAGATGCATGGTGTATTCCTTGAAATCATCATCGCACCAAGCTATACGGATGAAGCGCTAGCCATTTTGACTAATAAAAAGAAAAACTTACGTATCCTTGCCTTACCATTTGATGCTCAAGATGCCAGTGAGGTAGAGGCAGAATACACAGGCGTGGTTGGTGGACTTCTGGTGCAAAACCAAGATGTGGTCAAGGAAAGCCCAGCCGATTGGCAAGTGGTGACCAAACGCCAACCAACTGAGACAGAAGCGACAGCTCTTGAGTTTGCTTGGAAAGCTATTAAATACGTCAAATCAAACGGAATCATTGTAACCAACGACCACATGACACTGGGTGTTGGTCCAGGTCAGACTAACCGTGTGGCTTCTGTTCGTATTGCCATTGACCAAGCTAAAGATCGTCTTGACGGTTCTGTCCTTGCTTCGGATGCCTTCTTCCCATTCGCGGATAACGTGGAAGAAATCGCCAAAGCAGGTATCAAGGCCATCATCCAGCCAGGAGGGTCCGTCCGTGACCAAGAGTCTATCGAAGCGGCGGACAAATACGGCTTGACCATGGTCTTCACAGGCGTGAGACATTTTAGACATTAA